In Pseudobacter ginsenosidimutans, the following are encoded in one genomic region:
- a CDS encoding sigma-54-dependent transcriptional regulator, giving the protein MPKVLVIDDDRDICFLMNKFLTKHGYETVESYSAKKALELLEEVKDIDIVLCDYRMEGMDGKTMLLKIKEKYPSMPVIIITGYNDLKTAVDVMKLGAYDYVTKPLFPEEILNTIQSALQQAGTAPAAPPTNGVHDDVKKEKKKTNGNNGDYIFGNSPVFQHLIDQISLVGPTDYSVIIYGESGSGKEAIAQEIHKKSKRAAFPFVAIDCGALSRELAGSELFGHEKGSFTGAINQKPGSFELANGGTIFLDEIANLSYDIQVSLLRVIQERKMRRVGGTKDIPLDVRIIIASNEKLWDAAQKGKFREDLFHRFNEFTIELPPLRQRKDDIMVFARHFLDKANEGLQKNVKGFSPEVEEIFRNYVWHGNLRELRNVVKRAALLTDGDFIEVRSLPFEISNYKKLLFEHNNEQYAEAAQVAPPVVVEEQRPLRRAPFENSLKEASIDLEYELILKALKETNFNKSKAAKLLNIDRKTLYNKIKLYQELNNR; this is encoded by the coding sequence ATGCCAAAAGTCTTAGTCATTGATGATGATCGTGATATATGTTTCCTGATGAATAAGTTCCTGACCAAGCATGGTTATGAGACCGTGGAATCCTATTCTGCCAAAAAAGCCCTTGAGCTGCTGGAAGAGGTGAAGGATATAGACATTGTGCTGTGTGATTACCGGATGGAAGGAATGGATGGAAAGACCATGCTGCTGAAGATCAAGGAAAAATATCCGTCGATGCCCGTGATCATCATTACAGGCTATAATGATCTCAAAACTGCTGTGGATGTGATGAAGCTTGGCGCGTACGATTATGTGACCAAGCCGCTGTTCCCGGAAGAGATCCTCAATACCATCCAGTCCGCCCTGCAGCAGGCCGGTACTGCTCCTGCAGCACCCCCTACCAACGGCGTGCACGATGATGTAAAAAAAGAAAAGAAGAAAACGAATGGCAATAACGGCGATTATATTTTCGGTAACAGTCCTGTTTTCCAGCATCTGATAGACCAGATCTCACTGGTAGGGCCAACCGATTACAGTGTGATCATCTACGGAGAGAGCGGAAGTGGCAAGGAAGCCATTGCACAGGAGATCCATAAGAAGAGCAAACGCGCTGCCTTTCCCTTTGTGGCCATCGATTGCGGCGCATTAAGCAGGGAGCTGGCCGGTAGTGAACTGTTCGGTCATGAAAAAGGTTCTTTCACCGGCGCTATCAACCAGAAGCCCGGAAGCTTTGAACTGGCCAACGGAGGCACTATCTTCCTGGATGAGATTGCCAACCTGAGCTATGATATCCAGGTGAGCCTTCTGCGCGTGATTCAGGAACGGAAGATGAGAAGAGTGGGAGGTACAAAGGATATCCCGCTGGACGTGCGCATTATCATCGCCAGTAATGAAAAGCTCTGGGATGCGGCACAGAAAGGAAAGTTCAGGGAAGATCTTTTCCACCGGTTCAATGAATTCACCATCGAGCTGCCGCCATTGCGCCAGCGCAAGGATGATATCATGGTGTTCGCCCGTCATTTCCTGGATAAAGCGAATGAAGGATTGCAGAAAAATGTAAAAGGATTTTCGCCTGAAGTGGAAGAAATTTTCAGGAATTATGTATGGCATGGGAACCTTAGAGAGCTCCGCAACGTAGTTAAAAGAGCAGCCCTGCTCACCGATGGTGATTTTATCGAGGTGCGCAGCCTGCCTTTCGAGATCAGCAATTACAAGAAATTGTTGTTCGAGCATAACAATGAGCAATATGCGGAAGCTGCACAGGTAGCCCCGCCCGTGGTGGTGGAAGAACAAAGGCCGCTACGCCGCGCACCCTTCGAGAACAGTCTCAAGGAAGCCAGCATCGACCTGGAATATGAACTGATCCTGAAAGCTCTGAAGGAAACCAATTTCAACAAGAGCAAAGCCGCCAAACTTTTGAATATAGACCGGAAAACGCTGTACAATAAGATCAAACTATATCAGGAATTAAATAATCGTTAG
- the rpoN gene encoding RNA polymerase factor sigma-54 — MIYQHLTQKQQVRILPQQIQLLNLFHLNTLELEHRIQQELEENPLLEEAPADDNSLREESEVIQDFADWDEFGYDDIPDYRTEYANYFTGEAIPDRPIAQVADFREHLKEQCRLLLMEEKDFQQVCYLIDSLNENGMLDQELSSLAEDMSFKYGEWIEAPQLERLLKVIQTLDPAGVGARDIRECLLLQLERKNTHRPDVAAAFKLVHDHFNDLKNRQLDKIMESIGLEEDELRIVLELIAALPLQPIMAATEESGNRNYIVPDFVIAVEGDTIDVSLSRQRSSSLHISHSWMENVKNQCAKDDKAAGQYLKSKLQAAEWFISAIQQRESTMLRVMRTIVKWQYEYFKEGDPLMMKPMILKNIAREVGVDISTVSRITSNKYAATPFGNILLKDLFSEGLANEQGEVVSNRIIQHALEEAIAAEDKKSPFTDHQLVVILAKNGYKIARRTVAKYRELLRIPTAQMRAVWG; from the coding sequence ATGATCTATCAACACCTTACTCAGAAACAGCAGGTACGGATACTGCCTCAACAGATCCAGTTGCTGAACCTGTTTCATCTGAATACGTTGGAGCTGGAACATCGCATACAGCAGGAACTGGAAGAAAATCCCCTGCTGGAGGAAGCACCCGCAGATGATAACAGCCTCAGAGAAGAAAGCGAAGTTATACAGGATTTTGCAGACTGGGATGAATTTGGTTACGATGATATCCCGGACTACAGGACCGAGTATGCCAATTATTTTACAGGTGAAGCCATTCCTGACCGGCCTATTGCGCAGGTGGCTGATTTTCGCGAGCACCTGAAAGAGCAATGCAGGCTGCTGCTGATGGAAGAAAAGGATTTTCAGCAGGTCTGCTACCTGATCGATTCTCTGAACGAGAACGGCATGCTGGACCAGGAGCTCAGCTCCCTGGCGGAAGACATGAGTTTTAAGTACGGCGAATGGATCGAGGCGCCGCAACTGGAGCGTTTGCTCAAAGTGATCCAAACACTTGATCCTGCCGGAGTGGGAGCCCGCGATATCCGCGAATGCCTGCTGCTGCAACTGGAACGAAAGAACACACACCGTCCGGATGTAGCGGCCGCTTTCAAGCTGGTGCATGATCATTTCAATGATCTGAAGAACCGTCAGCTCGACAAGATCATGGAGAGCATAGGACTGGAAGAAGATGAATTACGGATCGTGCTGGAACTGATCGCGGCATTGCCTTTGCAACCTATTATGGCAGCAACAGAGGAATCCGGTAACAGGAATTATATCGTTCCTGATTTCGTGATCGCAGTGGAAGGTGATACCATCGATGTGAGCCTTTCGCGCCAGCGTTCCTCTTCGCTCCATATCAGTCACAGCTGGATGGAGAACGTAAAGAACCAGTGTGCAAAGGATGATAAGGCGGCAGGACAATACCTCAAGAGTAAGCTGCAGGCCGCAGAATGGTTCATTTCGGCTATCCAGCAACGTGAAAGCACCATGCTCCGCGTGATGCGCACCATCGTGAAATGGCAATATGAATATTTTAAGGAAGGTGATCCGCTGATGATGAAACCAATGATCCTGAAGAATATCGCCAGGGAAGTGGGCGTGGATATTTCAACCGTATCCCGCATCACCAGCAACAAATATGCAGCAACGCCTTTCGGTAATATTTTGCTGAAAGACCTCTTCTCGGAAGGACTGGCCAACGAACAGGGAGAAGTAGTGAGCAACCGGATCATCCAGCACGCACTGGAAGAAGCGATTGCTGCGGAAGACAAGAAGAGCCCTTTCACCGATCATCAACTGGTGGTGATCCTTGCAAAGAACGGTTACAAGATCGCGAGAAGAACAGTGGCCAAATACCGTGAACTGCTGAGGATACCTACTGCGCAGATGCGCGCCGTTTGGGGATGA
- a CDS encoding hybrid sensor histidine kinase/response regulator: protein MLISTEPIRILIIDDDEDDFFITSTLVKEINGNFKVDWCYNYQQAMDHICHYRYDLYFIDYYLGARTGLDLLKEALLRNCEAPLILLTGKGNHKVDMEAMLAGAADYLVKSELNAEKLERCIRYSLANARSMKALRDNELKYRNIFEKSKDAIFLADTALQFLTVNQATNQLFNYTSEELASLTLYDLMPNKQAAEYLALLLKEKGEVEDLELDLLNSEEEELHCIFSATSVERPDGSFYMQGILHDITSLRKAEKNLVMSEKLAATGRLARTLAHEIRNPLTNIHLSLDHLRHDGLTEEQLSYYQIILRNTKRIGAIISELLDTARPTDIILRKVPLQDIMDESITAAMDRIMLKQIKTSIRYPDDIVEVMADKEKLKIAFLNIIINAVEAMTEGEGELEINLSSQPQHYEVRITDNGCGISPENLQRLFEPYFTSKRNGLGLGLAATLNILQAHQAGVDVHSTPGSGTMFVLSFRKEKIE from the coding sequence ATGCTCATTTCCACTGAACCCATACGTATCCTGATCATAGACGATGATGAAGATGATTTTTTTATCACCAGCACACTGGTGAAAGAGATCAACGGGAATTTCAAGGTGGACTGGTGCTACAATTACCAACAGGCGATGGACCATATCTGCCATTACAGATATGATCTCTACTTCATAGATTATTATCTCGGCGCGCGCACAGGCCTCGATCTTTTGAAAGAGGCGCTGCTGCGCAATTGCGAAGCGCCGCTCATTCTTCTCACCGGCAAAGGCAATCACAAGGTAGACATGGAAGCCATGCTGGCCGGAGCAGCCGACTACCTCGTCAAGAGCGAACTCAATGCAGAAAAACTGGAACGCTGTATCCGCTACTCGCTTGCGAATGCACGGTCCATGAAAGCGCTTCGCGACAATGAGCTGAAATACCGTAATATCTTCGAGAAATCTAAAGACGCTATATTCCTTGCAGACACTGCGCTGCAATTCCTTACCGTTAATCAGGCCACCAACCAGCTATTCAATTATACATCGGAGGAACTGGCCAGCCTCACGCTTTATGATCTCATGCCCAACAAACAGGCTGCTGAATACCTGGCCCTGCTGTTGAAGGAAAAAGGAGAAGTGGAAGACCTGGAGCTTGACCTGCTCAACAGTGAAGAAGAAGAACTGCATTGCATTTTCTCCGCTACTTCCGTTGAACGGCCCGATGGCTCCTTCTATATGCAGGGCATCCTGCACGATATCACCAGTCTCCGTAAGGCAGAAAAGAACCTGGTGATGAGTGAGAAGCTGGCCGCAACCGGCCGTCTGGCGCGCACACTTGCCCATGAGATCAGGAACCCGCTCACGAATATCCATTTATCGCTTGACCATCTCCGTCATGATGGCCTCACAGAGGAACAACTCAGCTACTACCAGATCATCCTCCGCAACACCAAACGAATCGGCGCCATCATCTCCGAATTACTGGATACGGCAAGGCCCACGGACATCATCCTGCGCAAAGTGCCATTACAGGATATCATGGACGAAAGCATCACCGCTGCCATGGACCGCATCATGCTGAAACAGATCAAGACCAGTATCAGGTACCCCGATGATATCGTGGAAGTGATGGCGGACAAAGAGAAGCTGAAGATCGCCTTCCTGAATATCATCATCAATGCCGTGGAGGCGATGACTGAAGGGGAAGGAGAGCTGGAGATCAACCTCAGCAGCCAGCCACAGCACTATGAAGTGCGGATCACAGACAATGGCTGTGGCATCTCTCCTGAAAACCTGCAGCGCCTTTTTGAGCCTTATTTTACTTCCAAACGCAATGGCCTCGGCCTGGGGCTGGCAGCCACCCTCAATATCCTGCAGGCGCACCAGGCAGGCGTGGACGTTCATTCCACACCCGGCAGCGGCACCATGTTTGTACTTTCTTTCCGTAAGGAAAAAATTGAGTAA
- a CDS encoding sensor histidine kinase — protein sequence MRREEANNNISYLKMVTNDNEEGKNSVNPVEEVKKVKELYNDVEGLLLFGTWQWDIQTDKVTWSDGMFRIMGYDQETASNEVTDDFYLAHLEPGDARQFREIRAAAIADKTPFEYTYHVITHDKRERVITTKMKFEYDEAGNAIKGIGINRDVTEKTQLLRDLMHYKKMVEQKEEFLNLGTWELSLDTQQMVMSDGMSRLLGYSDGMSGAGMDLFEFFRSHLSSEDVKKTNEAIHEIIENGETYVRQSSIFTTDGQSKTIESFGKVQLDAHGKAVKIFGITHDVTKLKEYEQKLEIKVDELNRSNHELEEFAYVASHDLQEPLRKISTFGERLRNRCGDQLSEEGTVYLNRMLASAENMRVLIDNLLDFSRVTRMQHPFVKTDIKTLVQQVVDELDLSIEDSHAFIDIQPMPDIEVNPVQIKQLFRNLLTNALKFQRPGVPLRVSINSNKLSREEKEKMKLRSAGNYYKFVVSDNGIGFEEVYAERIFQLFQRLHGKAEYPGSGIGLAICKRIADNHAGMISATGAPDKGAAFTIILPESQ from the coding sequence ATGAGACGTGAAGAAGCCAATAACAACATCTCATATCTGAAAATGGTGACGAATGATAACGAAGAAGGAAAGAATTCCGTGAACCCTGTTGAAGAGGTGAAAAAAGTAAAAGAACTGTACAATGATGTGGAAGGACTTTTACTCTTCGGTACCTGGCAATGGGATATTCAAACGGATAAAGTCACCTGGTCGGATGGCATGTTCCGGATCATGGGATATGATCAGGAAACAGCCAGCAATGAGGTAACCGATGATTTCTACCTTGCCCACCTTGAGCCGGGAGATGCAAGGCAGTTCCGGGAGATACGCGCTGCGGCCATTGCAGACAAAACTCCTTTCGAATACACTTATCATGTGATCACGCACGATAAGCGTGAGCGTGTGATCACCACCAAGATGAAATTCGAATACGATGAAGCTGGTAACGCAATAAAAGGGATCGGCATCAACCGCGATGTAACTGAGAAAACACAGCTGCTCCGCGATCTGATGCACTATAAGAAAATGGTGGAACAGAAAGAGGAATTCCTCAATCTGGGTACCTGGGAACTGTCGCTCGATACACAACAGATGGTGATGTCGGACGGGATGAGCAGGCTGCTCGGCTACTCCGATGGAATGAGCGGAGCAGGAATGGACCTCTTCGAATTCTTCCGGTCACATCTTTCCTCGGAAGACGTAAAGAAGACCAATGAAGCCATTCATGAGATCATCGAAAACGGCGAGACCTATGTGCGGCAATCATCTATCTTCACTACAGACGGGCAATCCAAAACCATCGAGTCTTTCGGTAAAGTGCAGCTGGATGCACACGGAAAAGCCGTGAAGATATTTGGTATCACACATGATGTTACCAAGCTCAAGGAATACGAACAGAAACTCGAGATAAAAGTGGACGAGCTCAACCGCTCCAACCACGAACTGGAAGAGTTTGCATACGTGGCTTCGCATGACCTGCAGGAGCCACTGCGCAAGATCAGCACATTCGGGGAAAGGCTTCGCAACCGCTGTGGCGACCAGCTTTCAGAGGAAGGCACCGTTTACCTGAACCGCATGCTGGCTTCTGCCGAGAACATGCGCGTCCTGATAGACAATCTGCTGGACTTCTCCCGCGTTACGCGGATGCAGCATCCATTTGTGAAAACGGATATCAAAACACTTGTTCAGCAGGTGGTAGATGAGCTAGATCTGAGCATCGAGGATTCGCATGCTTTCATCGATATACAACCAATGCCGGACATTGAAGTGAATCCCGTGCAGATAAAACAATTGTTCCGCAACCTGCTTACCAATGCGCTCAAATTCCAGCGCCCCGGTGTGCCGCTGCGTGTCAGCATCAACAGCAATAAACTGAGCAGGGAGGAAAAAGAAAAAATGAAACTCCGTTCTGCAGGTAACTATTATAAATTTGTGGTGTCAGACAATGGCATCGGCTTCGAAGAAGTGTATGCAGAAAGGATCTTCCAGCTCTTCCAGCGATTGCATGGAAAAGCCGAATATCCCGGATCAGGCATTGGACTGGCTATCTGCAAAAGGATTGCAGACAACCATGCAGGCATGATCTCTGCCACCGGCGCTCCTGACAAGGGAGCTGCTTTTACCATCATCCTGCCCGAATCACAATAA